A genomic stretch from Nocardia wallacei includes:
- a CDS encoding acyl-CoA synthetase gives MEPAQKLGLWNIAAAAPERIAVVDPSGRQVSYAELAAQADRIAKGLRAKGLRAGDVLVSMVHNSAEALAVYFAAYQAGLYIVAVNWHLTGPEVAYILGDSEAKVFIADERFAAAARIAADEANLPAAARYSVGPVEGFQPLAELGAGESGRPDDRTTGAPMLYTSGTTGRPKGVRRPLTGADPDVVGPQATGFFGLFGIQPFDDHVHICGSPLYHTAVLNFASISIQLGHKVVLMDKWDPEEMLRLIERHRVTHSHMVPTQFHRLLALPEQVRANYDVSSLRCMIHGAAPCPQETKRRMLEWWGPVVTEYYAATEGGGTSISGEEWLRKPGSVGKAWPYAVVKVLDDDGNEVPPGETGTVYMKMGGSNFEYHKDKAKTEDARVGDLFTVGDIGHMDEDGYLYLHDRRSDLILSGGVNIYPAEIEGELITHPKVADVAVFGIPHEDWGQEVKAVVQPAEGVTPDDALTRELMEFAAGRLAKYKLPRSIDYLDELPRDPNGKLYKRKIRDLYVKA, from the coding sequence ATGGAGCCGGCGCAGAAGCTGGGATTGTGGAATATCGCCGCCGCCGCACCCGAACGGATCGCGGTCGTCGATCCGTCGGGTCGGCAGGTGAGTTACGCGGAACTGGCCGCGCAGGCCGACCGGATCGCGAAGGGCTTGCGGGCCAAGGGGCTACGCGCCGGTGACGTGCTGGTGTCGATGGTGCACAACAGCGCCGAGGCGCTGGCGGTGTATTTCGCCGCCTATCAGGCCGGACTGTACATCGTCGCGGTGAACTGGCATCTCACCGGACCGGAGGTGGCCTACATCCTCGGCGACAGCGAGGCCAAGGTGTTCATCGCCGACGAACGCTTCGCCGCGGCCGCTCGCATCGCCGCCGACGAGGCGAATCTGCCTGCGGCCGCGCGATATTCGGTCGGACCGGTCGAGGGCTTCCAGCCGCTGGCGGAGCTGGGCGCGGGGGAGAGCGGCCGTCCCGACGACCGCACCACCGGCGCGCCGATGCTCTACACGTCCGGCACCACCGGGCGCCCCAAGGGCGTGCGCCGGCCGCTGACCGGGGCCGATCCCGATGTCGTCGGGCCGCAGGCGACCGGCTTCTTCGGTCTGTTCGGCATCCAGCCGTTCGACGACCACGTGCACATCTGCGGTTCGCCGCTCTACCACACCGCCGTGCTGAACTTCGCGTCCATCTCGATTCAGTTGGGGCACAAGGTCGTTCTGATGGACAAGTGGGATCCGGAGGAGATGCTACGGCTGATCGAGCGGCACCGGGTGACGCACAGTCACATGGTGCCGACGCAGTTCCACCGGCTGCTGGCGCTGCCGGAGCAGGTGCGCGCGAACTACGACGTGTCCTCGCTGCGCTGCATGATCCACGGGGCGGCGCCCTGTCCGCAGGAGACCAAGCGGCGGATGCTGGAATGGTGGGGCCCGGTCGTCACCGAGTACTACGCGGCGACCGAGGGCGGCGGCACCTCGATCAGCGGCGAGGAATGGCTGCGCAAGCCCGGCTCGGTGGGCAAGGCCTGGCCGTACGCGGTGGTGAAGGTGCTCGACGACGACGGCAACGAGGTGCCGCCGGGCGAGACCGGCACGGTCTACATGAAGATGGGCGGCTCCAACTTCGAGTACCACAAGGACAAGGCCAAGACCGAGGACGCCCGCGTCGGCGACCTGTTCACCGTCGGCGACATCGGGCACATGGACGAGGACGGCTACCTCTACCTGCATGACCGCCGCTCCGATCTGATCCTGTCCGGCGGCGTGAACATCTATCCCGCCGAGATCGAGGGCGAGCTGATCACCCATCCGAAGGTCGCCGACGTCGCGGTGTTCGGTATCCCGCACGAGGACTGGGGCCAGGAGGTCAAGGCGGTGGTGCAGCCGGCCGAGGGCGTGACCCCCGACGACGCGCTCACCCGCGAGCTGATGGAGTTCGCCGCGGGCCGCCTGGCCAAATACAAGCTGCCCCGCAGCATCGACTACCTGGACGAACTGCCCCGCGACCCCAACGGCAAGCTCTACAAGCGCAAGATCCGGGACCTGTATGTGAAGGCGTAA
- a CDS encoding acyl-CoA synthetase: protein MSYNIADLVEHTVDLVPDRVALADDTRSVTYAQLEDRTNRLAHYLQEQGVGPGDKVGIYSRNTIEAVEAMVAVFKARAVMININFRYVENELQYIFDNSDMVALIHERRYSDKVAAVRASTPKLRTVLVVDDGTDAPTAADSAEYEAALAASRGERDFGDRSPDDIFMLYTGGTTGMPKGVMWRHEDWWRVLGGGINFVTGEYIQDEWQQAKTGAGNPPMVRYPIPPMIHGGSQTATFHGLFDGGKTIMLPEFSGHGVWQAIDRHNINLIFITGDAMARPMLDALKAGNPETGEPYRHSNLWAMASSAALFSPTLKDEFIELLPNTMITDSIGSSETGFGGLSVVSKGATHTGGPRVKIDASTEVLDEDGNPVVPGSGQVGLLARKGHIPLGYYNDPVKTAATFKEFNGTRYSIPGDYARVEEDGSVTMLGRGSVSINSGGEKIYPEEVEGALKCHPEILDALVIGVPDERWGQRVAAVVQCRSGKRPSLDELRPVLTREISSYKQPRSIWFVDEIKRSPAGKPDYKWAHAHAESRAADEDAPAPATK, encoded by the coding sequence GTGAGCTACAACATAGCGGACCTTGTCGAACACACCGTCGACCTCGTGCCGGACCGCGTCGCTCTGGCTGACGACACCCGCTCGGTGACGTACGCCCAGCTGGAGGACCGGACCAACCGACTCGCGCACTACCTGCAGGAACAGGGTGTCGGGCCGGGGGACAAGGTCGGCATCTACTCGCGTAACACCATCGAGGCCGTCGAGGCCATGGTGGCGGTGTTCAAGGCGCGGGCGGTGATGATCAACATCAACTTCCGGTACGTCGAGAACGAGTTGCAATACATCTTCGACAACTCGGACATGGTCGCCCTCATTCACGAGCGGCGATACTCCGACAAGGTGGCCGCCGTGCGGGCGAGCACCCCGAAGCTGCGCACCGTGCTGGTCGTCGACGACGGCACCGACGCACCGACCGCCGCCGACTCGGCGGAATACGAGGCGGCGCTGGCGGCCTCGCGTGGTGAACGCGACTTCGGCGATCGCTCGCCCGACGACATCTTCATGCTCTACACCGGCGGCACCACCGGCATGCCCAAGGGCGTGATGTGGCGGCACGAGGACTGGTGGCGGGTGCTCGGCGGCGGCATCAACTTCGTCACCGGCGAATACATCCAGGACGAGTGGCAGCAGGCCAAGACCGGCGCGGGCAACCCGCCCATGGTGCGCTACCCGATCCCGCCGATGATCCACGGTGGCTCGCAGACCGCGACCTTCCACGGCCTTTTCGACGGCGGCAAGACCATCATGCTGCCGGAGTTCAGCGGGCACGGCGTATGGCAGGCGATCGACCGCCACAACATCAATCTGATCTTCATCACCGGCGACGCCATGGCCCGGCCGATGCTCGACGCGCTCAAGGCGGGCAACCCGGAAACCGGTGAGCCCTACCGGCATTCGAATCTCTGGGCGATGGCCAGCAGCGCCGCGCTGTTCTCGCCGACGCTCAAGGACGAGTTCATCGAGCTGCTGCCGAACACCATGATCACCGACTCGATCGGCTCGTCGGAGACCGGTTTCGGCGGTCTGTCGGTGGTGTCCAAGGGCGCCACCCACACCGGCGGCCCCCGGGTGAAGATCGATGCCTCCACCGAGGTGCTCGACGAGGACGGCAATCCCGTGGTCCCCGGTTCGGGTCAGGTCGGCCTGCTCGCTCGCAAGGGACACATCCCGCTGGGCTACTACAACGACCCGGTCAAAACCGCGGCGACGTTCAAGGAGTTCAACGGCACTCGCTACTCCATCCCCGGCGATTACGCCCGGGTCGAGGAGGACGGTTCGGTCACCATGCTCGGCCGCGGCTCGGTGAGCATCAACAGCGGCGGCGAGAAGATCTACCCCGAAGAGGTCGAGGGCGCGCTGAAGTGCCACCCGGAGATCCTCGACGCGCTGGTCATCGGCGTCCCCGACGAGCGCTGGGGGCAGCGGGTGGCTGCGGTGGTGCAGTGCCGGTCCGGTAAGCGGCCCAGCCTCGACGAACTGCGCCCGGTGCTGACCCGGGAGATCTCCTCCTACAAGCAGCCGCGCAGCATCTGGTTCGTGGACGAGATCAAGCGCTCGCCCGCCGGGAAGCCGGACTACAAGTGGGCGCACGCGCACGCGGAGTCCCGCGCCGCCGACGAGGACGCTCCGGCCCCGGCCACCAAATAG